The sequence below is a genomic window from Streptosporangium lutulentum.
GTCCAGGCCTTGAGCCTGCCGGACTTCTTCATCGACTGACCCTTCATTTTACGAAGAGCCGGACGCTTCGCGGTCAGAGACGCACAGACCGGTGGTGCCCGGGGGGGTATCCACACCTTAAAATGACGCACAGATGTCTGCAAGGTTTCGTCTGTTCCATGAAATGTATCGACTATGTTGCGTTGTTTCTTTTACTGCAATTTCTGCGCAAGTGCTTGCTTGGCTCTGGAAGCCGCTTGCGCCGAGGTGGAAGTGGCAGCCCGGAAGAAGCGCTCGGCGGGTTCGCCGCCACGGCGCCTTGACGGCGAACCCGCCGTGGCGGCGATCGCGGCGTGGTTCGGGCGCACTCCCGGTAGGCGACCCTCGGCTTTCGTGGGAGGCGTTCAGCGAGCTCCGCGGGAATCACCTCCAGGTTGGTCACCGACGACTGCGGCGGACCTGGGCGCGATAGTGATCAAGGACGTCTTGGCGAAGGAGGTGGCCGAAGCCCGCGGCGTCGATGCGCAGGCCGAGTTCATGCTCGGTCACGCTGAGCGTGGCGGCGGTGTAGGTGAGGTTCCAACCGTTGGCGGCGAGCTGGGTCAACAGATGACCGCGTCGAATTTGGTTCTCCGACAGACGGAACGTTTTGAGGTACGCGAGCCGGCCGGCGCTGTCGGTGATGAGCTCGCCGATGTGGTTCTCACGCTGCCGTTCGAAGGGTGGCAGGAAGCGGGACAGGCAATAGTCGCCCATCTCGTAGACGCGCTGATATGTGTAGCCGGTGCCCAGCAGCCCGCCCGCCATGACCTGGTCGTGGAAGGCCGCCCACTCCTCTTGCTGCCGACGGGCCTGCGCGCGCAGATCGGCGAGCGACCGCACCGTCGCGTCCACGATGCGGGCGCGGAAATCGGACACCGGCATGCTGAGCATCGCGTAGTGGTAGATCAACTCGCCGTACAGGTCGTGGATGAGGGTGGAGTGCAGGGCACGGTAGTCATCAGGGTGCGGCACCACGAACGCGGCGGCGAGCGTGTCCGCGGCGTAAACCAGGACGCCGCACTGGCCGGGGTGAATCTCGAAGACGCGAAGGGCGTCCTGCAGGCCTCTGACCGTGGCGCCGGCGTACGCCTCCTCGACGCGGGGGGAAAGCCCGCGGTCGATCGCGCGGCGTGACCATTCCTCCCACGCGATCTCCGGC
It includes:
- a CDS encoding ARPP-2 domain-containing protein; the protein is MTDLALTGLSTRPAQAWGGVRLVPLIREKPIEDLRLDARLYDAEFGVVEVDSRTVYSSYIPHGFVASWTRDATPAAAYGTQLRGPAERDRTPSRMPLRFHRRMARRADKNRLRFLPLHLALEGYLALHFGGPEIAWEEWSRRAIDRGLSPRVEEAYAGATVRGLQDALRVFEIHPGQCGVLVYAADTLAAAFVVPHPDDYRALHSTLIHDLYGELIYHYAMLSMPVSDFRARIVDATVRSLADLRAQARRQQEEWAAFHDQVMAGGLLGTGYTYQRVYEMGDYCLSRFLPPFERQRENHIGELITDSAGRLAYLKTFRLSENQIRRGHLLTQLAANGWNLTYTAATLSVTEHELGLRIDAAGFGHLLRQDVLDHYRAQVRRSRR